A genomic region of Helicoverpa zea isolate HzStark_Cry1AcR chromosome 8, ilHelZeax1.1, whole genome shotgun sequence contains the following coding sequences:
- the LOC124632787 gene encoding uncharacterized protein LOC124632787: MPRKNTLKNLTDEEKKMRRREQKKLSMRRARAKLTEAAVEEIRKQDRERYHKKKDRGDIKTIDQFTPRQQRQIRKMWREKSKKRRQLLKMRKATESLIQENTPPASPSSSLSRVESGRAVAARNKRARKAENEALKKKVFQMGKVIKKYRMRIRRLEERKQKASKSSSRNKVLKTDIRKAVHDFLINDEYSRLTAGKNETITRKKSKRQIRLLNDTLLNLHIIFKLKTGFNISYQTFRRYRPFWVLFPKAASRNTCLCTLHENNDHIIRSLQKSKVVSYGSASDAAKALCCNNTLTPKCLERECQSCLYKKIDFNNFAENDYITYDRWVTKDVDVVIKGVQKKCKKCVKETVKTTIGALVKLLHLNLPVFMQHVANMIHQMRSIQTFKQQLTSTKGLLHVDFSENYNCKYSAEVQSAHFGGSKPQLSLHTCVYYSAAEFPNNGFQTTSMCSISKNLRHDPVMICAHLKPILQRIKELSPNLTELHILSDGPTTQYRNKTMFLLIVKFISRELNDVTDIVWHYSEKGHGKGAPDGVGGCIKRLCDSSVAMGKDVSDYDSLMLCLKENCKGIEIYGIGDPNIEDIQEIVDKNAMKAYKGTFKIHQLSWNQNDPNILHARRLSCLSCASNAVCPHFEIGQIKVPSNNTQTHSPLSMADARNVSPRSEDTANASTITYRSDQITPDGGTSHNVPSRPCKRFGFLPDSDDSDVSLPLQDERSKFLSDSDDSDVIFTPRYRHPLPTDSSSEGDFIVRPKQSQKPFVDPYTDSGDDE; the protein is encoded by the coding sequence ATGCCTAGAAAAAATACACTAAAGAATCTTACTGATGAAGAAAAAAAGATGAGACGGcgtgaacaaaaaaaattaagtatgcGTCGAGCTCGGGCTAAGTTAACTGAAGCTGCTGTTGAAGAGATACGCAAACAAGATAGAGAAAGATACCATAAGAAAAAGGATAGAGGagatattaaaacaattgatcAGTTTACACCGAGGCAACAGCGGCAAATAAGAAAAATGTGGCGCGAAAAATCGAAGAAACGGCGACAATTATTAAAGATGCGAAAAGCTACTGAATCActtatacaagaaaatactccaCCGGCAAGTCCGTCTTCCTCACTCTCGCGAGTTGAATCTGGACGTGCAGTAGCTGCCCGAAATAAAAGAGCAAGAAAAGCTGAAAATGAGGCTTTAAAGAAAAAGGTGTTTCAGATGGGGAaggtaattaaaaagtatagaATGAGAATACGAAGACTAGAAGAAAGAAAACAGAAAGCATCGAAGTCGAGTTCTAGAAATAAAGTCTTGAAAACGGATATAAGAAAAGCTGTgcatgattttttaataaatgacgaATATAGTAGATTAACTGCAggtaaaaatgaaacaataactaGGAAAAAAAGCAAAAGGCAAATTCGTTTACTAAATGACACACTTttaaacttacacataatatttaaactcaaaacaggatttaatatttcatatcaGACTTTTAGGAGATATAGACCTTTTTGGGTTCTGTTTCCAAAAGCAGCTTCAAGAAACACGTGTCTCTGTACGTTACACGAAAATAATGATCACATAATTCGATCACTTCAAAAATCGAAAGTTGTTTCTTACGGATCTGCATCCGATGCCGCTAAGGCATTGTGTTGTAATAATACACTGACTCCTAAATGTTTAGAGAGAGAGTGTCAGAGCTGTCtttataagaaaattgattttaataactttgcCGAAAACGATTATATAACTTATGATAGATGGGTTACAAAAGACGTGGATGTAGTTATCAAAGGTGTACAGAAAAAGTGCAAGAAATGTGTTAAAGAAACTGTTAAAACTACGATAGGTGCGCTAGTGaagttattacatttaaatttacCAGTATTCATGCAACATGTAGCTAATATGATTCATCAAATGAGAtcaatacaaacatttaaacaacAATTAACGTCTACCAAAGGCTTGTTGCATGTAGACTTTTCCGAAAACTATAATTGTAAGTATAGTGCTGAGGTTCAGTCGGCTCATTTTGGTGGCTCGAAGCCTCAATTGTCTCTTCATACTTGCGTTTATTATAGCGCGGCAGAATTTCCGAATAATGGTTTCCAAACTACATCCATGTGTTCTATTTCAAAAAATTTACGCCATGATCCTGTTATGATCTGTGCCCACCTTAAACCAATTCTACAGCGAATTAAAGAACTCAGTCCAAATTTAACAGAACTACATATTTTGAGTGACGGCCCAACGACCCAATACCGAAACAAAactatgtttcttttaattgttaaattcaTTAGTCGAGAATTAAATGACGTGACCGATATTGTTTGGCACTATAGCGAAAAGGGGCATGGCAAAGGTGCTCCAGACGGAGTAGGTGGCTGCATAAAAAGGCTGTGCGACAGTTCGGTTGCGATGGGCAAAGATGTGTCTGACTATGACTCACTTATGTTATGTCTAAAAGAGAACTGTAAAGGAATTGAGATCTACGGAATTGGGGATCCAAATATTGAAGACATTCAAGAAATAGTAGATAAAAATGCGATGAAAGCTTATAAAGGGACATTTAAGATACATCAACTTTCTTGGAATCAAAATGatccaaatattttacatgcccGAAGGCTTAGTTGTCTGTCTTGTGCATCTAATGCTGTTTGCCCGCATTTTGAAATTGGCCAGATAAAGGTTCCGTCCAATAATACACAAACGCATAGTCCCTTGAGTATGGCTGACGCAAGGAACGTTTCTCCGAGAAGTGAAGACACGGCTAATGCTTCTACAATAACTTATAGGTCAGATCAGATTACACCTGATGGAGGTACTTCTCATAATGTCCCATCACGTCCCTGTAAAAGATTTGGTTTCCTGCCAGACTCTGATGATTCAGACGTGTCTTTACCTCTGCAGGATGAGAGATCCAAGTTCCTTTCAGACTCTGATGactctgatgttatttttacaCCTCGCTATCGTCATCCATTGCCCACAGACAGCAGCAGCGAAGGCGACTTCATTGTACGACCTAAGCAGTCTCAAAAACCTTTTGTCGATCCCTACACTGATAGTGGCGATGACGAATAA